GGACGGACTTACTACAAGGCCTCCGAAGTGGAAGCGTTCCTCAACCAAAAAGGGAAGGTGTTGCCCCCAAAACTGAAAAACCGGATGGATGTTCAACTCAAAAAATGACTGGTATGGAAATAGTATGTATCGACAAACAGACGTTCGATGAACTTCGGGTACGTTTCGGCAAACTGGAGGAAAAGGTAATGGGTATGTGCCGTCCGGTGGAAGACCTCGGCTTAAAAAAGTGGCTTGACAACCAGGAGGTGTGCGAGATATTGCGCATATCCAAAAAGACGCTTCAGGTGTACCGTGACAAGGGTATCCTGCCTTACTCACGCATCAAGCACAAGATTTTCTTCAAAACCGAAGACGTACACAAACTATTGGAATCGAATTACTACCACTTAAAACGAGAACTATGAGCTATCATTTTTTAGAACGGAAAGACCCGCGTGTCGATGTCCTGTTTCAGGGACTTGACAATATGGAGCGGTTAATCGCAGCGATGGAGGACACCCCTAAATCCGTATTCCACGGCGAACGTTTCCTGACGGACGAGGAACTATCCAAAATTCTGAGGGTCAGCAGACGGACATTGCAGGAATACCGCACACTTGGTGTTGTCCCTTACTATCTGGTACAGGGTAAGGCCCTCTACAAGGAATCGGACATCCTTAAAATATTAGAGGATGCCTACAAACGGTGCAAAGAAGATATGCGGTGGGTGTGACATGACAAAACGGAGAAACGGCTCGTTCATAGGGACATGCGTTTCTCCGTTCTTGATTTTCAGATAGCGTGGGGTGTCCTTTTTCTGCCTTTCCGAGCGGTGAAATCCTCCTCGCAAAGTTCAGTCGTGCCGCTGAAACCGCTTGCTTTCAAAGCCTTCATGTCCTCGTCCACTTTCTTGTCCGTCACCTGCGCGTAAAGTTGCGTTGTAGAAATCGACATGTGTCCCATCATGCGGCTGACCGTCTCTATCGGGACTCCGAGTGAGAGTGTGACATGGGTTCCGAAATTATGCCGGGCCTGATGGAAGGTCAAATCGAAACCGTACACCTTTCCCAGTTCCCGCGTCAGCAGGATAAAATAGCCGCGGCGGTAAACATTGAACACATTATCCCCTTGTCGCTGGTTCCGGTATTTTTCAATGATTCGTAAGGGAATATCCAACAGGCGGACGGATGAAAGCGTGTCTGTCTTTTGACGGCGTATGTGAATCCACCATGCGCCGTCTTCGGACTGTGTGATGTCACTTGTCTTCAACCTTTTCAAGTCCGCGTAAGCCAGTCCGGTAAAGGTCGAAAACAGGAACATGTCCCTCACGAATTGCAGTTGAGGTTTCTCCACGGGAGTCTCCATAAGTTTCTTGAGGTCTTCCAGCTTCATGTGGCGGCTCTTCCGTCGTGGCAACGCAGGGTGGAGACGGCAGTACGGGTCACGGCGGAGCGTTCCCTGGCTGACTGCCAGTTTGGTCATCTTTTTCAGGCGGTACAGATGCTCATGCACGGTCTTGGGCATCATGTGGCAGTCCTTGCAAAGGAACAGTTCAAAATCATCATAGAAATTCTTGTCAAGGCTACGTAGCGTGACATCTTCCACGCCTTTCTTATCCTTGATGAAAGCGGAAAGGTGCTTGTACGATCTCAAGTAAGAATCAAGCGTTTCCTTGATGCGGTCCAGCCCAACACGTCTTCTGAAATCTTCGTTATGTTCCCGGAAGAGAGCCAGCAGGGTAAGCGGTTTCAGCCCGACACCCATTACGGCGTTCTTCACCAGTTCCGCCGTGATGAATCCCAGGCTGTTCTTAATCCGGTTGTAATGTCCGGTAATCTCCTCCGTCAATTCGTCTATGGCACGGTTCACTGTCACCGCATTCGCACTGCGTCCGTTGGCAAGGCCTTTTTCCGGATTCCAGATGTCGGGATTGACGGATACCTTCGTGCCAATCTGTTCCCATTCGGCATCAATGCTTACCTTGCACAATAATTGACAGGTTCCGTCCTTGCGCATTTTGGTGCGGTTGATATAAAACAGTATCGCGAATGTACTGCGATGTCTGATGGTTTTGTCTGCATGTTCACTTTTCTTTTTCATCTTATTGCGTTTTAGTCGTTTGTCAAATAACCACGGAGAAGCGTTCCGCTATCCTCTCGTTCAGCACACGGGTGTCGGCATTTATCTTGTCGTCAGTCACTTTGGCATAGATTTGGGTCGTCTCAATCCGGGCGTGTCCCAACATCTTGCTGACCGTTTCAAGCGGAACCCCATGTCCGAGCGTGATTTCGGTCGCATAGGTATGGCGGCCGGCATGAAAAACCAGCGGACAGTCTATGTCACAGAGTTTTGCGATACGTTTTAAGTTAAGGTTCATCGTGCTGTTGGAATACATGGGTAGCAGTTTCCCGTCCGGCGCTGTGTCCCTGTATTTCTCCATGATATGTAACGGCAGGTCCAGCAGGGGGATTTCAAACTCGACTCCGGTTTTCCGGCGCGAGCTTCTGATCCACCATGTGCCGTCATCGGCAAGTGACAGATGCTCTTTCGACAGAAGCCGCATATCACTATACGGGATGCCGGTGTAGCATGAGAAGAGGAACAAATCCCGTGTGAGATAAAGGTTCGGTCTGTGAAGAGGCATGGTCATAAGCCGTTGCAGTTCCTCGGATGTGAGATACCTCCGTTTCTGTTTCGGGCGTACGGGTTCATAGCCGGTAAACGGGTAGGTGGTGATGATGCCGTCCGCTACGGCTTCACCAACGATGATTTTCAACTGCACGGTCAGGTTGATAATCGTTCCCGGAGAGAGGCGACAATCTGTCCGAAGGTGCGAATCGTAATCCTGTATGAAGGAGAGGGTCAATGCCGAAAACGGGATATCCGACAAGTTGTACTTTTCCCGCATGAACCTTTCCACATGGTTGTAGGCGTTCCGATAGCTTCTCAAACTGCCTTCGGTCCGGTTTACACCCACGCGCTTCGCGAAGTTCTCAATAAACGTGCGGAAGTAGCTCAATAACGTTGTCTGTTCACCAGCCATACCCAACAGCAGACTTTTGACATCATCCGCAGTCACACTGTCACGAACAACCGACAGTTCAGCATAGATTCCCAATGCCATCGCACGGATTTCATCCAGCCGATTGTTGATTTCCTTCGCCTTCACACTTTTGCCTGAAGCACGCCCCGAACTCCATATTGCCTGCGGCACACGGAGTTTCAGGCTGAAAGCCGCTTCAGAATACTTGCCGATGTTCAGCCTTGCCATTACAGGACACATACCATCGGCATCCGCCTCGCTCTTTTTGAGGTAGAACGACACCTTTACATTCGCTTGTTCCATAACCTTTTACTTTGTTTGCAAAATTACCGGATATCGAGCAAATGAACGGCATGACGAATATAGCGGAATATGGAAAGAAGCTCCATGCGTAACATTCAGAACCCGTATTTTTTCCCTTTAGCGAAAAAAGCATTAACTTTGTACTCGCAAAATATGAGTGAAACAGCGTTCTTTACGGTGATGTCAGTGGCAGTGCATAGACCTTTTTCCAATATTGTTTTCGACCTTGAACAGGCAACGGATAAGTAGCAATTTATTTTCCTAACTCCTCCAAAACGGGGCAAAACCATATAATGGACGAATATAGGTAAAACCTACATATCTCCCTTTTATTCCAATAGTTTGCATTATTCCTGCGAAATC
The window above is part of the Butyricimonas paravirosa genome. Proteins encoded here:
- a CDS encoding helix-turn-helix domain-containing protein encodes the protein MEIVCIDKQTFDELRVRFGKLEEKVMGMCRPVEDLGLKKWLDNQEVCEILRISKKTLQVYRDKGILPYSRIKHKIFFKTEDVHKLLESNYYHLKREL
- a CDS encoding helix-turn-helix domain-containing protein — encoded protein: MSYHFLERKDPRVDVLFQGLDNMERLIAAMEDTPKSVFHGERFLTDEELSKILRVSRRTLQEYRTLGVVPYYLVQGKALYKESDILKILEDAYKRCKEDMRWV
- a CDS encoding site-specific integrase; translation: MKKKSEHADKTIRHRSTFAILFYINRTKMRKDGTCQLLCKVSIDAEWEQIGTKVSVNPDIWNPEKGLANGRSANAVTVNRAIDELTEEITGHYNRIKNSLGFITAELVKNAVMGVGLKPLTLLALFREHNEDFRRRVGLDRIKETLDSYLRSYKHLSAFIKDKKGVEDVTLRSLDKNFYDDFELFLCKDCHMMPKTVHEHLYRLKKMTKLAVSQGTLRRDPYCRLHPALPRRKSRHMKLEDLKKLMETPVEKPQLQFVRDMFLFSTFTGLAYADLKRLKTSDITQSEDGAWWIHIRRQKTDTLSSVRLLDIPLRIIEKYRNQRQGDNVFNVYRRGYFILLTRELGKVYGFDLTFHQARHNFGTHVTLSLGVPIETVSRMMGHMSISTTQLYAQVTDKKVDEDMKALKASGFSGTTELCEEDFTARKGRKRTPHAI
- a CDS encoding site-specific integrase gives rise to the protein MEQANVKVSFYLKKSEADADGMCPVMARLNIGKYSEAAFSLKLRVPQAIWSSGRASGKSVKAKEINNRLDEIRAMALGIYAELSVVRDSVTADDVKSLLLGMAGEQTTLLSYFRTFIENFAKRVGVNRTEGSLRSYRNAYNHVERFMREKYNLSDIPFSALTLSFIQDYDSHLRTDCRLSPGTIINLTVQLKIIVGEAVADGIITTYPFTGYEPVRPKQKRRYLTSEELQRLMTMPLHRPNLYLTRDLFLFSCYTGIPYSDMRLLSKEHLSLADDGTWWIRSSRRKTGVEFEIPLLDLPLHIMEKYRDTAPDGKLLPMYSNSTMNLNLKRIAKLCDIDCPLVFHAGRHTYATEITLGHGVPLETVSKMLGHARIETTQIYAKVTDDKINADTRVLNERIAERFSVVI